The Treponema sp. OMZ 790 genome includes the window AGTAGTTTTTGAGAAAAAGTTTAATTTTTTTTCGGTGCAATAAATTTTTGTACCATGCGAATATTATAGGGGAAAGGGGCGGAGCTGTCAAGAGAAAAATGTTAAAGTTTGAAGTGCGAATGGGGAAGTACTAAGTCCAAGTGACGAGGTGCACTTCGACATTCGTCCTTTATTACAGTTTTTCGATCTCTTCTTTGGACAGTCCTGTCATTTGCAGAATAAAGGCTATTTCTCGTTCTTCCGCACGGTGTACTCATACATCGTTTTGCAGTTTTCCAATAAAGGATGGCGATGGTTCCATACAAAAGCGATGTTTGCGGTACGCAAAGTCGCAGTCAAGGAATGTACACGGAAGTACATTCCTTGACGGGGCATATTGGGGGCTTATTGTCGACTGATGTTCAGCCGGAACTATTATTTTGTTATCTACACGATACGATACATCGTTATAGAATGTCATATACAGAACTTGGGCAAGCCTGATGTTTTTTAACTGCTCTGTATCTTTAAGCTCCGTACCGTGTAAGGCATTATAGAGCGATAAAAAGTTTTCCTTGGCTTTTTCATCTTCACTGAACAAATCAACGAAAACCGAGTCCTTGTATTTGCGGTTTGGACTACTCATGACTACATCTCCCATAAGTCGATTATATCATAGACAGCGTATTTTTCAATTGTCAAAAGATTTTAATGGGCACTCCTACTACTTATGCGTAAGTCCTGTTCCGTTTCCTCTTCATCTTCCCAAAACCCGTTTTTTTGTGTATAATATTTTCTTATGAAAAATCAAAACCAAGGCGGACACCTAAATAAGCTCATCGTAAAGGGTGCCCGTGAACATAACTTAAAAAACATTGATGTGGAGCTTCCCCGCGATAAGCTCATCGTTATATCGGGTCTTTCAGGTTCGGGAAAAAGCTCCCTCGCCTTTGATACCATCTTTGCCGAGGGGCAGCGCCGCTATGTCGAGTCTCTTTCTGCCTATGCCAGGCAGTTTTTGGGCAGGATGGATAAGCCCGATGTGGACTACATTGAAGGTCTTTCTCCCGCTATTTCTATCGAACAAAAGACTACTCACCGTAACCCCCGCTCCACGGTCGGCACGGTAACGGAAATTTACGACTACTACCGCCTCCTTTTTGCCCGTACGGGGCACGCCCACTGTCCTTCTTGCGGAAAAGAGATTAAAGAGCAGACGGTTGACCAGATTATAGACACCATTATGGCCTGGCCTGAAGGAACCCGCGTTCAGATTCTGGCTCCCATCATAAAGGGAAAAAAGGGAGAGCACCAAAAGATTGTAAGCGATGCGATTGCCGCAGGCTTTGTGCGTGCCCGCATCGACGGACTTCTCGTAAACCTTGAAGACGGAATAAAGCTCGACAAACAAAAAAAGCACACAATCGAAATAATCGTAGACCGAATTCAACTGTCGGGCGATGTAAGGAAGAGGCTTTCCGAATCCGTGGAAACTGCCTTGGAAAGTTCGGGCGGAACCCTTCTTGCTACAAGGCAGGACACCAAGGATTCTCCTGTAACCGAGGTTTTCTTTTCGCAAAAAAATGCCTGCTCGGACTGCGGGATTTCGATGCCCGAATTACAGCCCCGCCTTTTTTCTTTTAATAACCCTATAGGGGCCTGCCCGGAATGTACCGGCCTCGGAATGACGCAGCACTTTGACCAGGACCTCATAGCCCCCGATAAGAGCCTTTCTTTTAACGAGGGCGTCTTTGTTCCGTATAACCCCGAATCGGACTGGAACAGGGTGCGCTTTGAAGCTCTCGCGGCCCAATACGGCTTTTCCCTTGATACGCCCCTAAATAAGCTCCCCAAAAAGATTCAAGCCATCCTTTGGGAGGGTTCGGGCGACACGAAGATTCAGTTTTCGTACACGGCTAAAAGCGGAACAGGCAAGTACTCTTATAACCGCCCATGGCCCGGCATAATGGCCGACATGAACCGCAAATATAACGAATCTTACTCGGCCTCTGTCAGGGAGTACTACGAAAAATTTATGTCGATAAAACCCTGCAAAACCTGCGGAGGGATGAGGCTTAAGCCCGAAGTGCTGGCCGTAAAGGTGGGGAATAAAAACATTCATGAGCTCACCTGCCTTTCGGTCGGGGATTCTATCGATTTTTTTGAAAAACTAAAACTTTCCGAAACGGAAGAACACATAGCCGCTCAAATCTTAAAAGAAATTAAGGCCCGCTTGGAGTTTATGAAAAACGTCGGACTCGATTACCTGACCCTCGAAAGAAAGGCTGCAACCCTTTCGGGAGGGGAAGCTCAGCGCATAAGGCTTGCGACCCAGATAGGTTCAAGCTTGATAGGCGTTCTTTATATTTTGGATGAGCCTTCGATAGGACTTCATCAAAGGGATAACCAGCGCCTTATCGATACCCTTTTATATTTGCGCAATTTGGGGAACACCCTCATCGTTGTAGAACATGACGAGCAGACTCTCCGCACGGCCGACTACATTGTAGACCTAGGCCCCGGGGCAGGCGTTCACGGTGGAAACATTACGGCGCAAGGCTCGCCTGAGGAAGTGGCAAGGGTAAAAGACAGTTTAACCGGCCAATATCTTGCAGGTACCCTTAAAATGGATATCCCCGAAAAAAGGCGTGAGGGGAACGGAAAGGCCTTGGAGCTTTCAGGCGTGAGCGAGCATAACCTAAAAGATGTTTCGATAAAGATTCCCCTGGGAGTCTTCACCTGCATTACCGGAGTTTCGGGTTCGGGAAAGTCCACCCTTTTGACTGATGTTTTGTATCCTGCAGTTTCAAACAAGATTATGCGTTCCTCCATTCCTGAAGGAACCTATAAAAAGATAAACGGCCTTGAACACATAGACAAGGTTATCAATATCGATCAAAGCCCCATAGGAAGAACGCCCCGCTCAAACCCGGCAACCTATGTAGGCGTTTTTACGGGGATAAGGGATCTTTTTGCAAGCCTTCCCGAATCGAAGGCGAGAGGTTATAAGCCCGGCCGTTTTTCTTTCAATGTGCGGGGCGGAAGGTGCGAGCATTGTCAGGGAGACGGAACCCTCACAATCGAGATGAACTTTTTGCCCGATGTTTATATAGCCTGCGATGTTTGCCGAGGAAAGAGGTTTAACAAGGAAACCCTCGATGTCCGCTATAAGGGCAAAAACATTGCCGACGTTTTGGATATGACCATCGAGGAAGCCTCGGAATTTTTTGCTCCCATTCCTCACATTGCCCGAAAACTTCAAACCCTCTTATCTGTAGGTTTGGGCTATATAAAGCTGGGGCAATCGGCCCTTACCCTTTCAGGCGGAGAAGCTCAGCGTGTAAAACTTGCAAACGAACTTGCCAAGCGCTCTACGGGCAAGACCCTCTATATCTTGGACGAGCCGACAACGGGCTTACACTTTGCAGATGTCAAGCAGCTCATGCAGGTTATCCACCGCCTGATCGATCAGGGAAACACCGTCGTTATGATCGAACACAATCTTGACGTTATCCTGCAAGCCGATAAGATTATCGACCTCGGCCCCGAAGGCGGAACCAACGGAGGGCAGATCATAGCCGAGGGCACCCCTGAAGAAGTTGCAAAGATAAAAAAATCCTATACGGGATATTACATAAAGGAAATGCTTGACCGAGTCAGGTAAGACGGAATAATGAAAAAAGTTTTGCAGGGGTTAATCTTTTTTGTATTTCTCTTTTCGGCAAATGTTTTAAAGGCCGAAGAAAAATCGGAAAATACAATAAAAATTACGATTAACTCTGCAGAGCTTACCGAGTATGTGAAGGTGCCGGCTGCCCCAATAACCGAGCCGATTGATAAGGGAACTGAAGCTGCCGGCGCTGAGACCAAAAAGGATAGCGATGAGGCTAAACCCGAAAAAGAAAAAAAAGATGAGCTGGTTATTTTTACCGGGCTCGTTTCAATTTCGGTCGCTGATGAGACTTCCGTTTCTACTATTACGGCAGATAAGATAATTCACAATAAAACACGGGAAACTTTGACTGCAATTGGAAATGTTGTGTATACACGAAAGATAGGATCCGATGAAGGTGAAAGTTTTAACGGCGAAGCTTTGATTTTTAATATTAAAAAACTTGAAGGCGTATTCGTTGACGGAATTATAGAACAGGCTCCTGCAAAAAAAGGGCAAGACCCTTTTAGAATTCACACAGGGCTTGCAGGAAGAAATGAAAGCGGAGCCATAGCTTTTAAGGATGCCCTGCTTACGACCAGTAAAGAAAAATATCCTCTGTGGTCTATTAGAGCAAGCCGTCTTTGGATTTTACCCGGAAACGAAATGGCTTTTTTTAACGGCTTTTTATCGGTGGGTGTTGTTCCCGTAATGTATTTTCCGTTTTTTTATTATCCTTCGGATGAGATGCTTTTTCATCCTGTCTTCGGATTTAAAAATAGGGAAGGAGCTTTTGTACAAACGACTACTTATCTTCTTGGACGTAAACCTATTCCTAAAAGCGATGAAGCCACTTCGTTTTCAAATTTTATGCAAAGCGATACGGTAAAAAAGCAAAAACTTGAAGGCTTGTTTTTTAAAAAACTGGATGAACCGGCTTCAGATACAGGCGATTCGTATTTAAAGCTTATAGCCGATGCTTATTCCGGTCTCGGATATATGACAGGTATCGACGGAAAATTTATTCCGAAAAAAGGATATGTGAAACAAATTGATTTTCACGGCCTTTTAGGATTTTCTTATACCTTATACCCGGGGAACGGCCTTTTATTTAGTCAATACGGCGATCTCGGCAAAGAAAAAGCCGTCAATAAGGCAAACTTTTTCGGCAAAATAGTTCCTTTTAGATACAGTTTTAATTTTAGCATGAGCATGACAAAAAGCCCTTTTAATGTTTCAATTTCTTTTCCTTTTATTTCGGATCCTTTTTTTAAAAAAGATTTTATGGGAAGAAGTGAGGACATGAATTGGTTTAAATACTTTTTAAATAAAGATAAAATAGCTGCCGAAGAAAGTCCTGCCGGTGAACCCTTCTATTCATGGAAAATTGACAGCTCGATAAATCCGAGTTTTCCCGTATTGCGTCCTTGGATAACTTATATGTCGCTTGAGTCTTTTTCGGGAAAAGTGAATTTTGAATCTAAAGAAAATAAAAGCCTTACGGGAAATGATTCTTTGTATGCTCCCGACAGATTATTTTATTATCCTAAAAATATTCTCCCGGAACTAAGGGCCGGACTCGGGGGAACAATTTTTTCTACATCAATGCTGACACAAAAAAAAGATAAAAAACAAAAACAAGATATTGCAGGTATTAAAAATCCTTTCGAAGAAAAACCTGACAGTACAAATACGGAAAATGATAAAAACGATAAAGCAAATAATGATGAAAAGAAAAAAGATGAAGTTCCGGTTTTTTCTAGCGAGTTATTTCCCGGCTATAAAATTGACGGAGTAAAAACCGAGCGGGCTTTAAATTTTATAGATTATGATTTGACCTATAAATTAAGCGGTTCATTTTTTCAAGATTTAATCTTTGATCATAAAGAATGGAAAAAGCCTTTTGATATCAACTGGAATAATTTCTCCTCAAATTATTATAAGTTAACAGGACAAGCAAAGATCGACAGCCGGTTTTCGTACAATAAAGGTTTTTTGAATTTATCCAATTCATTCGAATTGAATGGTAATCATCAAAAACATACATGGCATAAGGACAAAACAGAACAAGATAAATTACAGTTAAACAATTATAAATTGAATGTTTATACGCTGAATAATACGAACAGTTTAAAATTAAATCCTTTTATTTCGAACGAATTGTTTAAACCGACTTTTTTGGAATGGTCTATTTCGGAAGTTCTTCTTCAAAGTAAATTCAAAGGCACTGTTGCAAAACCTGAATGGAAAAATATAGGAGCAAAATGGGATAAAGAGTATATCAAGACTCATGCTTTTTCTGCAGGTTTGGGTATCAATATAAAAGGCTATACACAATTACTTAGTTCATCCATAAATTTAAGTCCGCTTTTACAAGCTTATTCTTTTACGGGAGGCTTCTCTTTTCCTTACGGAAAACTTAATTTGTTCACAAAATTATTTGAAAAAGAAAATGCTTTAAAAAAATGGTATTGGGATCCCTTTGATGTCAATCTAAGTTTTTCGTTTCCTTATAATATTTCATTGGGGCAATCATATGTTTATAACATCGAAGAAAAGCGGAGTGAAAAATATGCTGCATCTTTTTCATGGACTTATATGTCGGCAGTTTATGCAATGAGTTACGATACTCCATATAAATTGGAACCCTCTTCGGGATGGAAAGCCTTACCCTATAAAAAATTTATTCCCCGTTCATTCGATCTAAATTTTTCAAATTCATCCAAACCTATTGAAGTTTATGCATGGAAAAACAGAATTAAATTACAGTTTTCGTTTAACTCTTCTCTTAATTTTAATTTAATACGTGTTACGGATTCTTCTTTTTCGTTTTCTCCTAAATTGACTTTTAAAATACATGAATTTTTAGATATAAGCTTTAGTGCCTTATCCCGCAATGATGTTATTGCAAGATATTTTCAAGATGTTATCAATCTGCCTGTTGTCATGCCCGGAGAAAAAAACATATTAAAAGATTTGGCTTATTCTTTTTATTTTTGGGATGAGAGGTCAAGACTGCAGTCTGGATTTAAATTAAAATCTCTTAACTTTGATTTAACTCACTATTTAAAAGATTGGCTTATGAAGTTTTCATATTCAATAAAACCCGTTTTAAGAAAGACCGGAGGAAGAAACCGCTATGAACTTGTACCCACAGTAACATTTTTGGTTCAATGGAATCCGATAGGCGATATAAAGGTTCAAACAAAAAAAGAAGACAATGTATTTTCTGTTACAAGCGGAGAGTTAAAATAGGACTCTCAAATTGCAGCCCCGTTTTAAGCCCTTGATTTTCTTTTTTTTATGGTATATACTCGTTTTATTATGGAATTTACAAATGAGTTTATTGAAGGCCTCAGTGTAAACGAGGTAGATATTATGAAACGTATTGCAGAAGAGCTGAACATAAAGACAGCTCAAGTTTCTGCAGTTATAAGTTTGGTCAATGAGGGATGCACCATCCCCTTTATTTCCCGTTACCGAAAAGAAATGCACGGTTCTCTTGATGAAGTTCAAGTAAGGGATTCCGACCGTCTGTTTAAATCTTATACAAATCTGGAAACTCGCCGTCTTGAAATTGTCCGCGGAATTTTTGCAGCAGGAAAGTTGACCGACTCTCTTTATGAAAATATAATGAAGGCCGCCACTCTTACCGAGCTTGAAGATATTTGGCTTCCCTTCAAAAAGAAAAAGAAAACCCGCGGTATGCTTGCCGTTGAAAGAGGTTTACAAGCCTTAGCCGATTTAATGAAAGAGCTTGAAGTCGCCCCTCTTGAAGAGAAGGCTAAAGACTTTGTCGTTACAAATGCCGAAACGGAAGAACTCAATGTTCCGACTGTTGAAGATGCTCTCCAAGGTGCTGCCGATATAATTGCCGAAGAAATTTCTCAGGATACCGAAAACCGCAAAACTATTCACGATTATTTTATAAAGACAGGAAAGTTTGAAGTTAAGGGATTAGGAGATGAAGAGGCTGCAAAAACTTCAGTTTATCAGATGTACTGGGATTATTCAGAAAACTTAAACGAAATTAAACCTCACCGTGTGCTTGCGATTAACCGCGGAGAGAGGGAAGGCGTTTTGGAAGTAAAAATAGATGTAAGTATCGAAGATGCAATTTCTCTTTTACTAAACTCTTATACCATTCATAACGATTACCATAAGGAAGCCGTCGCTGACGGTCTTGTGCGGTTGCTTTCTCCTGCCGTTTTGCGCGAAATCAGAAGCGATCTTGCCGATACGGCTGACGAACACGGTATAAATATTTTCAGTGAAAACTTAAAGCATCTTTTGATGACTCAGCCCATCAAAGGTACCAGAGTTCTCGGAGTTGACCCCGGTATAAGGACAGGTACTAAGTGTGCCGCTCTCGATGAGACGGGAAAATACCTCGGCTCCTTTGTTATGCATCAGCACAAGACTGAAGAAGCAAAGTTCTTGGTTCTGGAAGCCGTAAAAAAATACAATGTTCAGCTCATCGCTGTCGGGAACGGTACGGGCTCCCACGAGGTACAGGAAATAGTTTCCGCAGTTATAAAAGAATCTTGTCCCGATGTTTTGTTTACTGTAGTTGATGAAGACGGAGCTTCCGTTTATTCTGCAGGCGATGTTGCCCGCGAAGAATTCCCCGATTTGGATTTAACGATAAGGGGCGCAATTTCTATCGGAAGAAGATTGCAGGATCCGCTTGCTGAGCTTGTAAAGATAGATCCGAAATCCATAGGAGTCGGATTGTACCAGCACGACCTAAACCAAAAAAAATTAAGCGAAGAGCTTGATGCCGTTGTGGGTTCGGTTGTAAACAATGTAGGTGTAAACATAAATACT containing:
- a CDS encoding LPS-assembly protein LptD translates to MKKVLQGLIFFVFLFSANVLKAEEKSENTIKITINSAELTEYVKVPAAPITEPIDKGTEAAGAETKKDSDEAKPEKEKKDELVIFTGLVSISVADETSVSTITADKIIHNKTRETLTAIGNVVYTRKIGSDEGESFNGEALIFNIKKLEGVFVDGIIEQAPAKKGQDPFRIHTGLAGRNESGAIAFKDALLTTSKEKYPLWSIRASRLWILPGNEMAFFNGFLSVGVVPVMYFPFFYYPSDEMLFHPVFGFKNREGAFVQTTTYLLGRKPIPKSDEATSFSNFMQSDTVKKQKLEGLFFKKLDEPASDTGDSYLKLIADAYSGLGYMTGIDGKFIPKKGYVKQIDFHGLLGFSYTLYPGNGLLFSQYGDLGKEKAVNKANFFGKIVPFRYSFNFSMSMTKSPFNVSISFPFISDPFFKKDFMGRSEDMNWFKYFLNKDKIAAEESPAGEPFYSWKIDSSINPSFPVLRPWITYMSLESFSGKVNFESKENKSLTGNDSLYAPDRLFYYPKNILPELRAGLGGTIFSTSMLTQKKDKKQKQDIAGIKNPFEEKPDSTNTENDKNDKANNDEKKKDEVPVFSSELFPGYKIDGVKTERALNFIDYDLTYKLSGSFFQDLIFDHKEWKKPFDINWNNFSSNYYKLTGQAKIDSRFSYNKGFLNLSNSFELNGNHQKHTWHKDKTEQDKLQLNNYKLNVYTLNNTNSLKLNPFISNELFKPTFLEWSISEVLLQSKFKGTVAKPEWKNIGAKWDKEYIKTHAFSAGLGINIKGYTQLLSSSINLSPLLQAYSFTGGFSFPYGKLNLFTKLFEKENALKKWYWDPFDVNLSFSFPYNISLGQSYVYNIEEKRSEKYAASFSWTYMSAVYAMSYDTPYKLEPSSGWKALPYKKFIPRSFDLNFSNSSKPIEVYAWKNRIKLQFSFNSSLNFNLIRVTDSSFSFSPKLTFKIHEFLDISFSALSRNDVIARYFQDVINLPVVMPGEKNILKDLAYSFYFWDERSRLQSGFKLKSLNFDLTHYLKDWLMKFSYSIKPVLRKTGGRNRYELVPTVTFLVQWNPIGDIKVQTKKEDNVFSVTSGELK
- a CDS encoding helix-hairpin-helix domain-containing protein; the protein is MVYTRFIMEFTNEFIEGLSVNEVDIMKRIAEELNIKTAQVSAVISLVNEGCTIPFISRYRKEMHGSLDEVQVRDSDRLFKSYTNLETRRLEIVRGIFAAGKLTDSLYENIMKAATLTELEDIWLPFKKKKKTRGMLAVERGLQALADLMKELEVAPLEEKAKDFVVTNAETEELNVPTVEDALQGAADIIAEEISQDTENRKTIHDYFIKTGKFEVKGLGDEEAAKTSVYQMYWDYSENLNEIKPHRVLAINRGEREGVLEVKIDVSIEDAISLLLNSYTIHNDYHKEAVADGLVRLLSPAVLREIRSDLADTADEHGINIFSENLKHLLMTQPIKGTRVLGVDPGIRTGTKCAALDETGKYLGSFVMHQHKTEEAKFLVLEAVKKYNVQLIAVGNGTGSHEVQEIVSAVIKESCPDVLFTVVDEDGASVYSAGDVAREEFPDLDLTIRGAISIGRRLQDPLAELVKIDPKSIGVGLYQHDLNQKKLSEELDAVVGSVVNNVGVNINTASASLLKYVSGVSSSLAKKIVARRETEGIFTDREQLKKVSGMGPKSFEQCAGFLKIPESSNPLDNSWVHPENYETGKIIYDIIHKNEEVSGELRSEIKTKYNIGDQTINDIIEELKKPNRDPREDCPKPIMQQGVLQFEDLKVGMTVKGKIKNVVDFGAFVDLGIKETALLHISEMSDSYISDPLEAVKVGDIVECKIISLDEDRRRISLSRKSGEGSSGGTARLTAKQKSEVKKLVVKTKDGKTLTVKTAAGKPAVQGGKELSERGERSPAARGERSPAHRGDRKVGEPRSRKDDDGTKYNPFAILLQGKK
- the uvrA gene encoding excinuclease ABC subunit UvrA, which encodes MKNQNQGGHLNKLIVKGAREHNLKNIDVELPRDKLIVISGLSGSGKSSLAFDTIFAEGQRRYVESLSAYARQFLGRMDKPDVDYIEGLSPAISIEQKTTHRNPRSTVGTVTEIYDYYRLLFARTGHAHCPSCGKEIKEQTVDQIIDTIMAWPEGTRVQILAPIIKGKKGEHQKIVSDAIAAGFVRARIDGLLVNLEDGIKLDKQKKHTIEIIVDRIQLSGDVRKRLSESVETALESSGGTLLATRQDTKDSPVTEVFFSQKNACSDCGISMPELQPRLFSFNNPIGACPECTGLGMTQHFDQDLIAPDKSLSFNEGVFVPYNPESDWNRVRFEALAAQYGFSLDTPLNKLPKKIQAILWEGSGDTKIQFSYTAKSGTGKYSYNRPWPGIMADMNRKYNESYSASVREYYEKFMSIKPCKTCGGMRLKPEVLAVKVGNKNIHELTCLSVGDSIDFFEKLKLSETEEHIAAQILKEIKARLEFMKNVGLDYLTLERKAATLSGGEAQRIRLATQIGSSLIGVLYILDEPSIGLHQRDNQRLIDTLLYLRNLGNTLIVVEHDEQTLRTADYIVDLGPGAGVHGGNITAQGSPEEVARVKDSLTGQYLAGTLKMDIPEKRREGNGKALELSGVSEHNLKDVSIKIPLGVFTCITGVSGSGKSTLLTDVLYPAVSNKIMRSSIPEGTYKKINGLEHIDKVINIDQSPIGRTPRSNPATYVGVFTGIRDLFASLPESKARGYKPGRFSFNVRGGRCEHCQGDGTLTIEMNFLPDVYIACDVCRGKRFNKETLDVRYKGKNIADVLDMTIEEASEFFAPIPHIARKLQTLLSVGLGYIKLGQSALTLSGGEAQRVKLANELAKRSTGKTLYILDEPTTGLHFADVKQLMQVIHRLIDQGNTVVMIEHNLDVILQADKIIDLGPEGGTNGGQIIAEGTPEEVAKIKKSYTGYYIKEMLDRVR